From Xyrauchen texanus isolate HMW12.3.18 chromosome 12, RBS_HiC_50CHRs, whole genome shotgun sequence, one genomic window encodes:
- the LOC127652558 gene encoding STE20-related kinase adapter protein alpha-like isoform X2 — protein MESFLPDSNAYELLTLIGRGFEYLMTINLARYKPTGEHVAIRRIDLDSCTNDMFNYLQGELHVSKLFHHPCILPYKSVFIAENELWVITPFMAYGSARDLISTHFTDGLSEQTIAYILLGVLRALEYIHQMGYVHRSVQASHVLISADGNVYLSGLRSIFSLIRHGQRVRVVHDFPQYSVKVLPWLSPEVLQQNLQGYDFRSDIYSLGITACELANGHVPFKDMAATQMLLEKLNGTVPCLLDTTTIPPEELSMKPSRSGADSGICEGPSAGGAHHSNREPSSSSGGNPYSRTFSPHFHAFVELCLQRDPEKRPSASTLMGHSFFKQIKRRPSEALPELLHPVSPISSLECNQTPHSPTGLASLESALSQLDVDDWDF, from the exons ATGGAAAGCTTTCTGCCTGACAGTAATGCTTATGAGCTGCTCACTCTCATAG GTCGGGGTTTTGAGTACTTGATGACAATTAACCTGGCCAGATACAAACCTACAGGGGAGCATGTGGCAATTCGACGCATTGACCTGGACTCCTGCACCAATGACATGTTCAATTACTTACAG ggagAACTCCATGTCTCTAAGCTGTTCCACCACCCCTGTATCCTCCCATACAAGAGTGTCTTCATTGCTGAGAATGAACTGTGGGTGATCACACCCTTCATGGCTTACG GATCAGCACGGGATTTAATCAGTACACATTTTACTGATGGCTTGAGTGAGCAGACAATTGCCTACATATTGCTAGGTGTTCTAAGAGCCCTGGAGTACATACATCAGATGGGTTATGTTCACCG GAGTGTGCAGGCAAGCCATGTGCTGATTTCGGCAGATGGAAATGTGTATCTCTCTGGTCTTAGGAGTATCTTTAGTTTGATCCGTCATGGTCAGAGAGTACGTGTCGTCCATGATTTCCCCCAGTACAGTGTTAAAGTATTACCTTGGCTCAGTCCAGAGGTTTTGCAGCAG AATCTTCAGGGATATGACTTCCGCTCGGATATCTACAGTTTGGGCATCACTGCATGCGAGCTAGCGAATGGACACGTGCCCTTTAAAGATATGGCTGCTACGCAG ATGTTGTTAGAAAAGTTGAATGGTACAGTCCCCTGCCTACTGGACACCACCACCATTCCCCCTGAAGAACTGAGCATGAAGCCATCTCGCTCAGGGGCCGACTCTGGGATCTGCGAGGGCCCCAGTGCTGGAGGAGCTCACCACTCTAATAGAGAGCCCTCATCCTCCTCTGGGGGAAACCCTTACAGCCGGACCTTCAGTCCTCACTTCCATGCCTTTGTGGAACTTTGTCTACAGAGAGACCCCGAGAAAAG ACCCtctgccagcactttgatgggcCATTCCTTCTTCAAACAG ATTAAGCGCAGACCATCTGAGGCTCTTCCTGAGCTTCTGCATCCAGTTTCCCCAATCAGCAGTCTAGAGTGCAACCAAACTCCACATTCCCCCACTGGGCTGGCCAGTTTGGAGTCTGCTCTAAGCCAGCTGGATGTTGATGACTGGGACTTCTGA
- the LOC127652558 gene encoding STE20-related kinase adapter protein alpha-like isoform X1 → MSFMRWVSEKLSVESLRYLELFGEQTQASPLRKVHEDSEESLNPLPRRDTMESFLPDSNAYELLTLIGRGFEYLMTINLARYKPTGEHVAIRRIDLDSCTNDMFNYLQGELHVSKLFHHPCILPYKSVFIAENELWVITPFMAYGSARDLISTHFTDGLSEQTIAYILLGVLRALEYIHQMGYVHRSVQASHVLISADGNVYLSGLRSIFSLIRHGQRVRVVHDFPQYSVKVLPWLSPEVLQQNLQGYDFRSDIYSLGITACELANGHVPFKDMAATQMLLEKLNGTVPCLLDTTTIPPEELSMKPSRSGADSGICEGPSAGGAHHSNREPSSSSGGNPYSRTFSPHFHAFVELCLQRDPEKRPSASTLMGHSFFKQIKRRPSEALPELLHPVSPISSLECNQTPHSPTGLASLESALSQLDVDDWDF, encoded by the exons AGCAAACTCAGGCAAGCCCACTAAGGAAA GTCCATGAGGATAGTGAAGAGTCTCTGAACCCTCTCCCACGCAGGGACACCATGGAAAGCTTTCTGCCTGACAGTAATGCTTATGAGCTGCTCACTCTCATAG GTCGGGGTTTTGAGTACTTGATGACAATTAACCTGGCCAGATACAAACCTACAGGGGAGCATGTGGCAATTCGACGCATTGACCTGGACTCCTGCACCAATGACATGTTCAATTACTTACAG ggagAACTCCATGTCTCTAAGCTGTTCCACCACCCCTGTATCCTCCCATACAAGAGTGTCTTCATTGCTGAGAATGAACTGTGGGTGATCACACCCTTCATGGCTTACG GATCAGCACGGGATTTAATCAGTACACATTTTACTGATGGCTTGAGTGAGCAGACAATTGCCTACATATTGCTAGGTGTTCTAAGAGCCCTGGAGTACATACATCAGATGGGTTATGTTCACCG GAGTGTGCAGGCAAGCCATGTGCTGATTTCGGCAGATGGAAATGTGTATCTCTCTGGTCTTAGGAGTATCTTTAGTTTGATCCGTCATGGTCAGAGAGTACGTGTCGTCCATGATTTCCCCCAGTACAGTGTTAAAGTATTACCTTGGCTCAGTCCAGAGGTTTTGCAGCAG AATCTTCAGGGATATGACTTCCGCTCGGATATCTACAGTTTGGGCATCACTGCATGCGAGCTAGCGAATGGACACGTGCCCTTTAAAGATATGGCTGCTACGCAG ATGTTGTTAGAAAAGTTGAATGGTACAGTCCCCTGCCTACTGGACACCACCACCATTCCCCCTGAAGAACTGAGCATGAAGCCATCTCGCTCAGGGGCCGACTCTGGGATCTGCGAGGGCCCCAGTGCTGGAGGAGCTCACCACTCTAATAGAGAGCCCTCATCCTCCTCTGGGGGAAACCCTTACAGCCGGACCTTCAGTCCTCACTTCCATGCCTTTGTGGAACTTTGTCTACAGAGAGACCCCGAGAAAAG ACCCtctgccagcactttgatgggcCATTCCTTCTTCAAACAG ATTAAGCGCAGACCATCTGAGGCTCTTCCTGAGCTTCTGCATCCAGTTTCCCCAATCAGCAGTCTAGAGTGCAACCAAACTCCACATTCCCCCACTGGGCTGGCCAGTTTGGAGTCTGCTCTAAGCCAGCTGGATGTTGATGACTGGGACTTCTGA